Proteins encoded in a region of the Rhodococcus sp. SBT000017 genome:
- a CDS encoding cupin domain-containing protein, giving the protein MKKVSLDALTRELMAKATSASSRRAASAVYGGHEHALRQTLIALAAGAELSEHSNPGEATVHVLSGRVELLSGDDVWSGMTGDLLVVPDAPHSLRATTDAAVLLTTVVTSA; this is encoded by the coding sequence GTGAAGAAGGTCTCGCTCGACGCCCTCACGCGCGAGCTGATGGCCAAGGCCACCTCGGCGTCGTCGCGTCGGGCGGCGTCGGCGGTGTACGGAGGCCACGAGCATGCTCTCCGGCAGACCCTCATCGCACTCGCGGCCGGTGCCGAACTGTCCGAGCACAGCAATCCAGGCGAGGCCACCGTGCACGTCCTGTCCGGTCGGGTCGAATTGCTCAGCGGCGACGACGTCTGGAGCGGGATGACCGGCGATCTGTTGGTGGTTCCCGATGCACCGCACTCGCTGCGGGCCACCACCGATGCGGCTGTTCTGCTGACGACGGTGGTCACCTCGGCCTAG
- a CDS encoding glucose-6-phosphate dehydrogenase (NADP(+)) → MASSQPTVFVLFGATGDLAKRMVLPSFYQLHLEGLLPEEWVLIGNGRKDSSDDEFRDHVRSVLDEFAENVAEDDWSTFSERIRFAGNGFTVDDPGELPEVVADAKKGIGDDAQLVHYIALPPSTFVDYTKALGAHGLADGSRVVYEKPFGTSQSNFEELDTAVHEVVDEEQVYRIDHFLGKEATQNLHVLRFANGMISGIWNSEHVAQVQIDVPETLDIDDRAEFYDETGAVLDMLVTHLFQVAAEVAMEPPTSLQAQDLQAARETVIGQFRPLDTDEVVLGQYDGYRDVEGVADDSKVDTFVAATLWVDTDRWRGVPFLLRTGKMLGVSEQRVSLVFRKPADSPLGELPEDGAVLSFDLSGDGSIDIAMTVKEPGPDFDLSVGHLALPLKSVPDAEPLSPYARLILDVLSGDRSLFTRPDGLAHVWDVAAPLLSNPPEVQSYAPGSMGPAEADELAGPCGWLITGTE, encoded by the coding sequence ATGGCGTCCTCGCAACCCACTGTATTCGTCCTGTTCGGCGCAACCGGAGACCTCGCGAAGCGAATGGTCCTGCCGTCGTTCTACCAACTCCATCTCGAAGGTCTGCTCCCCGAGGAATGGGTCCTGATCGGCAACGGCCGCAAGGATTCCTCCGACGACGAATTTCGCGATCACGTCCGCAGCGTTCTCGACGAATTCGCCGAGAATGTGGCCGAGGACGATTGGTCGACATTCTCCGAGCGAATCCGCTTCGCGGGCAACGGCTTCACCGTCGACGATCCCGGTGAGTTGCCCGAGGTCGTCGCCGACGCGAAGAAGGGCATCGGCGACGACGCCCAGTTGGTGCACTACATCGCTCTGCCGCCGAGCACCTTCGTCGATTACACGAAGGCCCTGGGTGCACACGGTCTGGCCGACGGCTCCCGCGTGGTCTACGAGAAGCCGTTCGGCACCTCGCAGAGCAACTTCGAGGAACTCGACACAGCGGTGCACGAGGTGGTCGACGAAGAGCAGGTCTATCGCATCGACCACTTCCTGGGTAAGGAGGCGACGCAGAACCTGCACGTGCTGCGGTTCGCGAACGGCATGATCAGCGGGATATGGAACTCCGAGCACGTGGCGCAGGTACAGATCGACGTCCCCGAGACGCTCGACATCGACGATCGGGCCGAGTTCTACGACGAGACCGGTGCCGTGCTGGACATGCTCGTCACCCACCTGTTCCAGGTTGCCGCGGAGGTCGCGATGGAGCCGCCCACATCGCTGCAGGCGCAGGATCTGCAAGCGGCGCGCGAGACGGTGATCGGGCAGTTCCGGCCGCTGGACACCGACGAGGTGGTGCTCGGGCAGTACGACGGGTATCGCGACGTCGAGGGTGTTGCCGATGACTCGAAGGTCGACACGTTCGTCGCGGCCACGTTGTGGGTCGACACCGACCGTTGGCGTGGCGTCCCGTTCCTGCTCCGCACCGGAAAGATGTTGGGTGTCAGCGAGCAGCGCGTCTCGTTGGTGTTCCGCAAACCGGCCGACAGTCCGCTGGGCGAGCTGCCGGAGGACGGCGCGGTGCTCTCGTTCGACCTCTCCGGCGACGGCAGCATCGACATCGCGATGACGGTCAAGGAGCCGGGCCCGGATTTCGATCTGTCGGTGGGGCATCTGGCGTTGCCGTTGAAGTCGGTGCCCGATGCCGAGCCGCTGAGCCCGTACGCGCGCCTGATCCTCGATGTGCTCAGCGGCGACCGGTCACTGTTCACCCGTCCCGACGGCCTGGCGCATGTCTGGGATGTCGCCGCTCCCTTGCTGAGCAATCCGCCCGAGGTGCAGAGCTACGCGCCCGGTTCGATGGGACCGGCCGAGGCGGACGAGCTCGCCGGACCCTGTGGCTGGTTGATCACCGGGACGGAGTAG
- the ppk2 gene encoding polyphosphate kinase 2: MTDNDLRNGTAARTNLSDLLDITKAVNLADTSGFAVDDSDDDDPVLLTVPDGHIVDTWRENYPYDERMTRAEYELEKRLLQIELLKLQMWTKETGRRHVIIFEGRDAAGKGGTIKRFMEHLNPRGASVVALEKPSARESTEWYFQRYIAHLPAAGEIVMFDRSWYNRAGVERVMGFCTDEQHAQFVRQAPLFEQMLVDEGISLTKFWFSVSQHEQRTRFAIRQVDPVRQWKLSPMDLASLDKWDAYTAAKEENFRATDTDVAPWTVVKSNDKKRARINAMRFVLNKFDYANKDPEIVGETDPLLVGRAKDVIGE; encoded by the coding sequence ATGACCGACAACGATCTCCGCAACGGCACGGCTGCGCGTACGAATCTGAGCGACTTGCTCGACATCACCAAGGCCGTGAATCTTGCCGACACGTCGGGCTTCGCCGTCGACGACTCCGATGACGACGATCCGGTGCTGCTGACCGTCCCCGACGGCCATATCGTCGACACCTGGCGCGAGAACTACCCGTACGACGAGCGCATGACGCGTGCCGAGTACGAGCTCGAGAAGCGTCTACTGCAGATCGAACTCCTCAAGTTGCAGATGTGGACCAAGGAGACCGGACGACGGCACGTCATCATCTTCGAGGGCCGAGATGCCGCCGGTAAGGGCGGCACGATCAAGCGCTTCATGGAACACCTCAACCCGCGCGGTGCCAGTGTCGTCGCACTGGAGAAGCCGTCTGCTCGTGAGTCGACCGAGTGGTACTTCCAGCGCTACATCGCACATCTGCCCGCGGCCGGGGAGATCGTCATGTTCGACAGGTCCTGGTACAACCGGGCCGGCGTCGAGCGGGTCATGGGCTTCTGCACCGACGAGCAGCACGCTCAGTTCGTTCGGCAGGCACCGCTGTTCGAGCAGATGCTGGTGGACGAGGGCATCAGCTTGACCAAGTTCTGGTTCTCGGTGTCGCAGCACGAGCAGCGCACCCGCTTCGCCATTCGGCAGGTCGATCCGGTGCGGCAATGGAAGCTCTCGCCCATGGACCTTGCCTCGCTGGACAAGTGGGATGCTTACACCGCGGCGAAGGAAGAGAATTTTCGCGCCACCGACACCGATGTCGCGCCGTGGACGGTCGTCAAGAGCAACGACAAGAAGCGGGCCCGCATCAATGCGATGCGCTTCGTGCTCAACAAGTTCGACTACGCGAACAAGGATCCCGAAATCGTGGGCGAAACCGACCCGTTGCTCGTGGGGCGCGCCAAAGACGTGATCGGCGAATAG
- a CDS encoding PspC domain-containing protein, which produces MTFESGSPREFTRSSSQKMMGGVCGGVAEYFGWDVNIVRLATVAGTVLTGGTVVLIYLAALMLMPLR; this is translated from the coding sequence ATGACATTCGAGAGCGGTTCCCCCAGAGAGTTCACCCGGTCGAGTTCACAGAAGATGATGGGAGGTGTATGCGGCGGAGTTGCCGAATATTTCGGCTGGGACGTCAACATCGTCCGACTCGCGACCGTTGCCGGCACGGTCCTGACCGGCGGCACCGTCGTGCTGATCTACCTCGCGGCGTTGATGCTGATGCCGCTCCGGTGA
- a CDS encoding MOSC domain-containing protein, with protein MRVSSLVTYPVKGCAGSTLHSAHVSATGLEHDRAFMIVDSDGAFRSQRSDPVLAVVRCSVTDEALTLTHASTGSVTVPVDRDSESRDITMFRSPMRGIDQGDEVADWLTEVIEEPSRLVAAPRDLGRVTDGISPGSAQFADSSAVHILSTATLAGLNSRLDVPLPMDRFRPNIVVDGWDSPHREDELREVTIGGARLAYTKLAIRCAVTTVEQTTGVRTGPEPLRTLGDYRRGRQKGVAFGSKFSVLQDGTVTVGDELRVESWGESEL; from the coding sequence GTGCGCGTGTCGTCTCTGGTGACCTACCCCGTCAAGGGATGTGCAGGCTCGACGCTGCATTCGGCTCACGTGAGCGCTACCGGCCTCGAACACGACCGGGCATTCATGATCGTCGACTCCGACGGCGCATTCCGCAGTCAGCGTAGCGATCCCGTTCTCGCCGTCGTCCGATGCTCGGTGACGGACGAGGCGTTGACCCTCACACACGCGTCGACCGGTTCGGTGACCGTGCCGGTGGACCGGGACTCCGAGTCGCGCGACATCACGATGTTCCGCAGCCCGATGCGCGGAATCGATCAGGGCGACGAGGTGGCCGACTGGCTCACCGAGGTGATCGAGGAGCCGTCACGTCTGGTCGCCGCACCACGCGACCTCGGCCGCGTCACCGACGGAATCTCGCCCGGATCAGCGCAATTCGCCGACAGCTCGGCGGTGCACATCCTCTCGACCGCCACCTTGGCCGGTCTCAATTCTCGCCTCGACGTACCGCTGCCGATGGATCGCTTTCGCCCCAACATCGTCGTCGACGGCTGGGACTCCCCGCACCGAGAAGACGAGCTGAGGGAGGTGACCATCGGCGGGGCGCGATTGGCGTACACCAAACTCGCGATTCGCTGCGCCGTCACCACCGTGGAGCAGACCACCGGCGTGCGCACCGGCCCCGAGCCGCTGCGCACACTCGGCGACTACCGCCGCGGTCGGCAGAAGGGCGTCGCCTTCGGGTCGAAATTCTCTGTGCTGCAGGACGGCACGGTGACCGTCGGCGACGAACTACGCGTCGAGAGTTGGGGCGAGTCGGAGTTGTAG
- a CDS encoding isochorismatase family protein: MTRALLVVDVQNDFTEGGALAVTGGAEVARKISEYLALHGDEYDLVVSSRDWHDAEGDNGGHFATDAAPDFVTTWPVHCVAGTVGAEYHPDYATGSVDVHVYKGQGKPSYSAFEGVTEDGTALAEILTANEVTDIDVVGLATDYCVLASAKDAVAEKLEVRVLTDLVAGVAPESSAAALDDLRASGASVV, translated from the coding sequence ATGACTCGTGCTCTGTTGGTAGTGGATGTGCAGAACGACTTCACCGAGGGTGGCGCGCTGGCGGTGACCGGCGGCGCGGAAGTCGCGCGCAAGATCAGTGAGTATCTCGCGCTCCACGGGGACGAGTACGACCTCGTGGTGTCCTCGCGCGATTGGCACGACGCGGAGGGCGACAACGGCGGACACTTCGCCACCGACGCCGCCCCGGATTTCGTCACCACCTGGCCGGTGCACTGCGTCGCGGGCACGGTCGGCGCCGAGTATCACCCCGATTACGCCACCGGTTCCGTGGACGTGCACGTCTACAAGGGGCAGGGCAAGCCGTCGTACTCGGCGTTCGAGGGTGTCACCGAGGACGGGACAGCCCTCGCCGAGATACTCACCGCAAACGAGGTCACCGACATCGATGTCGTCGGACTTGCGACCGACTACTGCGTCCTGGCCTCGGCGAAAGACGCTGTGGCCGAGAAGCTCGAGGTTCGTGTTCTCACCGACCTCGTTGCGGGAGTAGCACCGGAGTCATCGGCCGCGGCCCTCGACGATCTGCGGGCATCCGGCGCTTCGGTGGTCTAG
- a CDS encoding asparaginase, with translation MTDHVALLTTGGTIASSRDEYGVSRPVAGLGIDVDGVRVRGVMSKDSSALDLVDLDTIRTAVVDALAEDGCVGVVVLHGTDTMEESALYVDLFHADDRPVVFTGAQRTADHPDPDGPGNIAAAVAAAQSERGVLIAFGGRLLPARGAIKKHTSELDAFRSAALPRPKPLPWKPIAGIRVDIVALYPGADGVQIEACREAGASGIVLEAMGSGNTNARVVHAVKEAVAAGVHVVVTTRVPFGETSPTYGGGGGGHDLVDAGAVFSRELRAGQARIQLAALVAAEAGAMVVHDFFS, from the coding sequence GTGACTGACCATGTCGCATTGCTGACGACCGGCGGCACGATTGCCAGTAGTCGCGACGAGTACGGGGTGTCTCGTCCGGTGGCCGGTCTCGGGATCGATGTCGACGGTGTTCGGGTGCGCGGGGTGATGTCGAAGGACAGCTCGGCGTTGGACTTGGTGGATCTCGACACCATCCGTACGGCGGTGGTCGACGCGCTCGCCGAGGACGGCTGCGTCGGAGTGGTGGTGCTGCACGGGACGGACACGATGGAGGAGTCGGCCCTGTACGTCGATCTGTTCCACGCCGACGATCGCCCGGTTGTCTTCACCGGTGCGCAGCGCACGGCCGATCATCCCGATCCGGACGGCCCCGGCAATATCGCCGCGGCGGTGGCGGCGGCGCAGTCCGAGCGCGGTGTGTTGATCGCCTTCGGCGGGCGGTTGCTGCCTGCGCGTGGTGCGATCAAGAAGCACACCTCCGAGCTCGACGCGTTCCGGTCAGCTGCGTTGCCGCGACCGAAACCGTTGCCGTGGAAGCCCATTGCCGGGATCCGCGTGGACATCGTCGCCCTGTATCCCGGTGCAGACGGTGTGCAGATCGAAGCGTGCCGCGAGGCTGGGGCGTCGGGCATCGTGCTCGAGGCGATGGGCTCGGGCAACACGAATGCCCGCGTCGTGCATGCGGTGAAAGAAGCTGTGGCTGCCGGGGTACACGTGGTGGTCACGACGCGGGTGCCGTTCGGTGAGACCTCGCCGACGTACGGCGGCGGCGGTGGTGGACACGATCTGGTCGATGCGGGTGCAGTGTTTTCCCGCGAACTGAGGGCGGGGCAGGCGCGTATCCAGTTGGCGGCGCTGGTTGCAGCGGAAGCAGGTGCGATGGTTGTTCACGATTTCTTCTCGTAG
- a CDS encoding globin domain-containing protein, which produces MTLTAPARLVPAAHPVLSPAAEAVVRATAGVVAEHSETISARFYESMLGERPELWRLFNRANQETGEQSRALAASVVGYAVQLIDPDAPSFEPVLRRIAGKHITLGITPEQYTLVGRHLLGAVADILGAAVTPAVAAAWDEVYWLFATQLIATEARLYAAADIDPHNPLRPYRVMRRTQESPGTVSLVLEPADGAPLPALEAGQYVTVFADLADGTRQPRQYSVSSIASDTRLQITVAQVRNGPPGQVSTHLQEAVAVGDILEVSSPAGDFGVPIGDGPLLIATAGAGITTVLPLVEHLARTQPARKLILAHADRSRADHALREAIATAAEALDSVVDHAWYETVEADDSTSFTGLMDFDRLAFTPDTHVLSCGPLPFLRAVRLAALQRGVPSERISFEVFGPDLWSPVTVAG; this is translated from the coding sequence GTGACCCTGACCGCTCCCGCACGTCTCGTGCCCGCCGCCCACCCCGTTCTGTCTCCCGCCGCCGAGGCCGTCGTCCGCGCCACTGCCGGTGTGGTGGCAGAACACTCCGAAACGATCAGTGCCCGCTTCTACGAGTCGATGCTCGGTGAACGCCCCGAGCTGTGGCGTCTGTTCAATCGCGCGAATCAGGAAACCGGCGAGCAGAGTCGGGCATTGGCCGCATCGGTGGTCGGCTACGCCGTTCAGCTGATCGACCCGGACGCACCGTCGTTCGAGCCGGTGTTGCGCCGCATCGCCGGCAAGCACATCACGCTCGGCATCACCCCGGAGCAGTACACCCTCGTCGGCCGACACCTGCTCGGTGCCGTGGCCGACATCCTTGGTGCCGCCGTTACTCCCGCCGTCGCCGCCGCGTGGGACGAGGTCTACTGGCTGTTCGCCACGCAGCTCATCGCCACCGAAGCCCGACTCTACGCAGCGGCAGACATCGACCCCCACAATCCGCTGCGCCCGTACCGCGTCATGCGGCGCACGCAGGAAAGCCCCGGCACGGTCTCGCTCGTCCTCGAACCCGCAGACGGCGCTCCCCTTCCCGCACTCGAGGCCGGCCAGTACGTCACGGTGTTCGCCGACCTCGCCGACGGCACTCGGCAGCCGCGTCAGTACAGCGTCTCGTCCATCGCCTCCGACACCCGCCTTCAGATCACGGTGGCGCAGGTACGCAACGGTCCGCCCGGGCAGGTCTCGACGCACCTTCAGGAGGCTGTTGCCGTCGGAGACATTCTCGAAGTGAGCAGTCCCGCAGGTGATTTCGGAGTGCCTATCGGCGACGGGCCGCTGTTGATCGCCACCGCCGGTGCCGGAATCACCACCGTGCTGCCGCTCGTCGAGCATCTCGCCCGAACTCAGCCCGCCCGAAAGCTGATACTGGCCCACGCGGACCGTAGCCGCGCCGACCACGCATTACGAGAGGCGATCGCCACTGCGGCCGAAGCACTCGACTCCGTCGTCGATCACGCCTGGTACGAGACCGTCGAAGCGGACGATTCGACGTCGTTCACCGGATTGATGGATTTCGATCGGCTCGCCTTCACCCCGGATACCCACGTGCTCAGCTGCGGACCGTTGCCGTTCCTGCGCGCCGTCCGCCTCGCGGCCCTCCAGCGTGGTGTGCCTTCGGAACGCATCTCCTTCGAGGTGTTCGGTCCGGACCTGTGGTCTCCCGTCACGGTGGCCGGGTGA
- a CDS encoding alpha/beta fold hydrolase, which yields MQTVPIQMPDGSTVPVSLFPGEGRDDAPVIVVLPGLGIPGGYYRLFAEALVARGFQAAIGDLRGQGDSVPKPSSASRYGYQELVSVDFPAIFEVVREQFPAATPYLLGHSMGGQLGSMYAARIRGRLGGLILVASGSPYHRGFGTSRGVPLYVGAAAMAITSSIAGFWPGDRIGIGGFGRQSRVLIDDWSRFARTGSIEPAGADMDYEERMGRLTLPVLAVTIEGDDLAPRGSMDNLVRKLANADVTSVHVDEPLGHNGWIRNPTAVADLVAEWMHK from the coding sequence ATGCAGACGGTTCCGATTCAGATGCCCGACGGTTCGACGGTGCCGGTCTCACTGTTTCCCGGTGAAGGCCGTGACGATGCACCCGTGATCGTCGTTCTTCCCGGCCTCGGCATTCCCGGTGGCTACTACCGACTGTTCGCCGAGGCGCTCGTCGCGCGCGGGTTCCAGGCCGCGATCGGGGACCTGCGCGGCCAGGGAGACAGTGTCCCCAAACCGAGTTCGGCGAGTCGGTACGGGTATCAGGAGCTGGTCTCGGTCGACTTTCCGGCGATCTTCGAGGTGGTTCGTGAGCAGTTCCCGGCGGCGACGCCGTATTTGCTCGGGCACAGCATGGGTGGGCAGCTCGGCTCGATGTACGCCGCACGCATCAGGGGAAGGCTCGGGGGATTGATCCTGGTGGCGTCCGGGTCGCCGTATCACCGCGGTTTCGGCACGTCCCGTGGTGTGCCGCTGTACGTGGGCGCGGCGGCGATGGCGATCACCAGCAGCATCGCGGGGTTCTGGCCGGGGGATCGAATCGGAATCGGCGGCTTCGGTCGGCAGTCGCGGGTTCTGATCGACGATTGGTCGCGGTTCGCGCGGACCGGATCGATCGAGCCTGCGGGGGCCGACATGGACTACGAGGAACGGATGGGCCGTCTGACACTTCCGGTGCTGGCGGTGACCATCGAGGGCGACGACCTCGCGCCCCGTGGCTCGATGGACAACCTCGTGCGCAAGCTTGCCAACGCCGATGTCACCTCGGTGCACGTCGACGAGCCGCTCGGCCACAACGGGTGGATTCGAAACCCCACGGCGGTCGCCGACCTGGTCGCCGAATGGATGCACAAGTAG